In a single window of the Bacillus mycoides genome:
- a CDS encoding sensor histidine kinase: MFTMVQKLWLTVVCAVCVTVSFLYFVSLYSYEKLYVDNLKDSLVMEGKRLATQYDKREGVSTFEEKVRAYDQISSSDVLFVYNPRDLSACLPFDVHHHSLISEGDRQALLDGKTVTKIGYEEHFDRNIMGVVIPVLDNKKLVGIVYSYIPLKSIKDLIFDMGLILAPLALAMILITIWIGRKIIIAITRPLSQMERVANHLATGDFSERITISSEDEIGRLGKAFNKMANSLETEDVKRKEFLANVSHELRTPLSYIKGYSEAILDGVAKGPQQEKVTQLIHKEAGRMQRLVHDLLDLAQLEGEHFPLKKQPIVFSQLIEDVLNTYELQFVEKNLRISTNLNPEIIVMIDEDRMQQVLHNVLDNAIRYTNQNGDIIITLKQIDDYCELHIKDTGIGIDREHLENLGERFYRVDKARSRQHGGTGLGLAIVRQIVHIHDGEWRIESEKGKGTTVSIKLKAQDEESIF; encoded by the coding sequence ATGTTTACGATGGTACAAAAGCTTTGGCTTACAGTAGTATGTGCAGTATGTGTAACAGTTTCCTTTCTTTATTTTGTATCTTTATACTCATATGAAAAGTTATACGTTGATAATTTAAAAGATTCATTAGTAATGGAAGGGAAACGTCTTGCCACGCAATATGATAAACGTGAAGGAGTATCCACTTTTGAAGAGAAAGTAAGGGCATATGATCAAATATCTAGTTCAGATGTCCTTTTCGTATACAATCCGCGTGATTTAAGCGCATGTTTGCCTTTTGATGTTCACCATCATTCTCTTATAAGTGAAGGGGATAGACAGGCGCTATTAGATGGGAAAACTGTGACAAAGATAGGGTATGAAGAACATTTTGATCGTAATATTATGGGTGTTGTCATCCCTGTTTTAGATAATAAAAAATTAGTTGGTATTGTATACTCTTATATTCCTTTAAAAAGTATAAAAGACTTAATATTTGATATGGGTCTTATTTTAGCGCCGTTAGCACTTGCAATGATTTTAATTACAATATGGATTGGTAGAAAAATTATTATCGCCATTACGAGACCGCTTTCGCAAATGGAACGAGTTGCAAATCATTTGGCTACTGGAGATTTCTCAGAGCGGATTACAATTTCTTCAGAAGATGAAATTGGACGATTGGGAAAAGCCTTTAATAAAATGGCAAATTCCTTAGAAACAGAAGATGTAAAGCGTAAGGAATTTTTAGCTAATGTTTCGCATGAACTTAGAACGCCGCTTAGTTATATTAAAGGATATAGTGAAGCTATTTTAGACGGTGTAGCGAAGGGGCCGCAGCAGGAAAAAGTAACGCAACTTATTCATAAAGAAGCAGGTCGCATGCAGCGCCTCGTTCATGATTTATTAGATCTAGCGCAGCTAGAAGGTGAACACTTTCCCTTAAAGAAACAACCTATCGTTTTTTCACAGCTTATTGAAGATGTACTAAATACGTACGAGTTACAGTTTGTAGAAAAAAACCTTCGTATTTCAACGAATTTAAATCCTGAAATTATCGTAATGATTGATGAGGATCGTATGCAACAAGTACTTCATAATGTATTAGATAATGCGATACGTTATACAAATCAAAACGGGGATATCATAATAACATTAAAGCAAATCGATGATTATTGTGAATTGCACATAAAAGATACAGGAATAGGTATTGATAGAGAGCATTTAGAAAATCTGGGGGAACGCTTTTACCGAGTAGATAAAGCGAGAAGTCGTCAACACGGTGGAACAGGTTTAGGTCTTGCAATTGTAAGGCAAATTGTTCATATACATGACGGTGAGTGGAGAATAGAAAGTGAAAAAGGTAAGGGCACGACAGTTAGTATTAAATTAAAAGCACAAGATGAGGAGAGCATATTCTAA
- a CDS encoding FadR/GntR family transcriptional regulator, with protein sequence MIKNGTLKPGDKLLPVHQLAEQFQVGRSAVREALSALRAMGLIEMKQGEGTYVRNFDPSSLTKSLNNKLLMKKEDILNLLEVRKVLEVGAVRAAAAKRTEANLQNMKQWLDEMAKSIGDENAGEKADFHFHMGIAESSHNNILLELMNHVSEMIAETIGESRRIILYGEQTTSERLLEEHQSIYDAVLKQDVELAQQAMLDHLTNVEHIVTGKSDINS encoded by the coding sequence ATGATTAAAAATGGTACGTTAAAACCTGGTGACAAACTACTTCCTGTTCATCAATTAGCTGAGCAGTTTCAAGTTGGCAGATCTGCTGTTCGTGAAGCGCTAAGTGCGCTAAGAGCAATGGGCTTAATTGAAATGAAACAAGGAGAAGGTACATATGTAAGGAATTTCGATCCTTCTTCATTAACAAAATCACTAAATAACAAGTTATTAATGAAGAAAGAGGATATTTTGAATTTATTAGAAGTACGGAAGGTGCTCGAAGTGGGGGCAGTTCGAGCGGCAGCGGCAAAACGTACGGAAGCTAATTTGCAAAATATGAAGCAGTGGTTAGATGAAATGGCAAAGAGCATTGGAGATGAGAATGCTGGCGAAAAAGCAGACTTTCATTTTCATATGGGAATTGCAGAATCTTCGCATAATAACATCTTGCTTGAGCTCATGAATCATGTTTCAGAGATGATTGCTGAAACGATTGGTGAATCAAGACGCATTATTTTATATGGTGAACAAACAACATCAGAACGACTTTTAGAAGAGCATCAATCTATATATGATGCGGTGTTAAAGCAAGATGTGGAATTAGCGCAGCAAGCGATGCTAGATCATTTAACAAATGTAGAACATATTGTCACAGGTAAAAGCGATATAAATTCGTAA